In the genome of Coraliomargarita algicola, one region contains:
- a CDS encoding nitrogenase component 1 gives MATNTDCTTTAGTPALGPEPEAATRNACKLCAPLGAAMVFKGIRGCLPFLHGSQGCATYIRRYMISHFREPVDIASSSFSEDDAIFGGARNFELGIENVISQYQPELIGVATTCLSETIGDHMLGMIKTYQDNHQAEGPPLVHVSTPAYSGTHSDGYFATTLAIVKKFALPSNFRLSHRVNIIPAMMSCADLRHIRELCERYGLSSTLLPDYNATLEGGSWDAYHRISPGGTSLEEIEEMGASTATLELSHSQANVKQSAGSYLKSACGVPLHSLGWPIGIRLSDQLFTSLSEISGREMPSEIADERARLVDAYVDAHKYVSGKTAALYGEPDFVIGMAAFLSEIGVRPILCATGSKTPQWKELLHNEIEGGMADVEALAGVDHAKLASRARERKPDLLIGSSKGYPLARELGIPLLRCGFPIHDRIGGQRQLYVGYRGTQQIFDRVVNAFLEAKQEYSKTGYSYL, from the coding sequence ATCGCAACGAATACAGATTGCACCACCACCGCAGGCACACCTGCCCTCGGCCCTGAGCCCGAAGCCGCCACTCGTAACGCCTGCAAACTCTGCGCCCCACTGGGTGCGGCCATGGTGTTCAAAGGCATCCGCGGCTGCCTCCCCTTTCTACACGGCAGCCAAGGCTGCGCCACCTATATCCGTCGCTACATGATCAGCCACTTTCGCGAGCCGGTCGATATCGCCTCTTCCAGCTTTAGCGAAGACGACGCGATCTTCGGAGGTGCCCGCAATTTTGAATTGGGGATCGAAAACGTCATCAGCCAATACCAGCCCGAACTGATCGGCGTCGCCACCACCTGCCTCTCTGAAACCATCGGGGATCACATGCTCGGCATGATCAAGACCTATCAGGATAATCACCAAGCGGAGGGTCCCCCACTGGTGCATGTATCCACACCGGCTTACAGCGGCACCCATAGCGACGGCTACTTTGCCACCACGCTGGCGATCGTTAAAAAATTCGCACTACCGTCCAATTTCCGCCTGTCCCATCGTGTCAACATCATCCCGGCCATGATGTCCTGCGCCGACCTGCGCCATATACGCGAGCTCTGCGAGCGCTACGGGCTCAGCAGCACACTGTTACCAGACTACAACGCCACCCTGGAAGGCGGCAGTTGGGACGCCTACCACCGCATCTCCCCCGGCGGCACTTCGCTGGAAGAGATCGAGGAAATGGGCGCCTCCACCGCCACACTGGAGCTCAGCCACAGCCAAGCGAATGTGAAACAAAGCGCGGGCAGCTATCTGAAAAGTGCCTGTGGCGTGCCGCTCCATTCACTCGGCTGGCCGATCGGCATTCGACTCAGCGATCAACTATTCACTTCATTATCCGAGATCTCCGGTCGCGAAATGCCCTCGGAGATCGCCGATGAACGCGCCCGTCTGGTGGATGCCTACGTCGACGCCCATAAATACGTATCTGGAAAAACGGCCGCCCTCTATGGCGAACCGGACTTTGTGATTGGGATGGCCGCCTTCCTCAGCGAGATCGGCGTCCGCCCCATCCTCTGCGCCACAGGCTCCAAAACACCACAATGGAAAGAGCTGCTCCACAACGAAATCGAAGGCGGCATGGCCGATGTCGAGGCACTCGCTGGAGTCGACCATGCCAAACTTGCGAGCCGGGCCCGCGAGCGCAAGCCAGACCTCTTAATCGGCTCCAGCAAGGGCTACCCTCTCGCGCGTGAATTAGGCATTCCGCTGCTGCGCTGCGGCTTCCCTATTCACGACCGCATCGGCGGCCAGCGCCAACTCTATGTCGGCTACCGCGGCACTCAGCAAATATTCGACCGCGTGGTCAACGCCTTCCTCGAAGCTAAACAGGAGTATTCAAAAACTGGATACAGCTACCTATAA
- a CDS encoding ferritin produces MNPSIQAALTDQANHELYAAHAYRAMAIWCDDQDYNGFAKFFFTQAAEELEHADKFIRHLLDRGVMPKLTALEAPTVEFTKLIEVAQLAETLEQRNSANIHQCYAIAQEVQDFASFPLLLSLIEEQVEEESWAATMLTLTKRAECSGAIYNLDRHIVKELSATNAA; encoded by the coding sequence ATGAATCCTTCCATCCAAGCCGCCCTCACCGATCAAGCCAACCACGAGCTTTACGCTGCTCACGCCTATCGTGCCATGGCAATCTGGTGCGACGATCAAGACTACAACGGCTTCGCCAAGTTCTTCTTTACACAAGCCGCCGAAGAACTGGAGCACGCAGACAAATTTATCCGCCACTTATTGGACCGTGGTGTGATGCCCAAACTCACTGCGCTGGAGGCACCCACCGTCGAGTTCACCAAACTAATTGAAGTCGCGCAACTGGCCGAAACGCTTGAACAACGCAACAGCGCCAACATCCACCAATGCTACGCCATTGCTCAAGAGGTGCAGGACTTCGCCTCCTTTCCACTGCTGCTTTCGCTGATTGAAGAGCAAGTCGAAGAAGAGTCTTGGGCAGCCACCATGCTCACGCTGACAAAGCGCGCCGAATGCTCCGGAGCAATTTACAATCTCGATCGTCATATCGTTAAAGAATTAAGCGCTACGAACGCAGCGTAG
- a CDS encoding sigma 54-interacting transcriptional regulator produces MSLTTKCRGKDCDLAVDGPSFEMLDRSFGVHCRSVQELSLLFAVSQTLDKSFDLSEIVKPLLRRLRDMMGMERGMIAILNRDDGQILLSDAIGVPRTVPASQYFELIHPLLQRTVDKVAPVVTPNFREWIAEDAARPQLSDGLQIDAGTGLISVPLKFGEKVIGTLSVERPRNSRQGWEADLRLLTMIASVIAQAARLRQDAAEQIQSLRRENTRLQEAMAQDFRPKNMIGTADSMRTVYYHIEQVAQSTTTVLIRGESGTGKELVAKALHEKSDRKHKSFVKVNCAALPDSIIESELFGHEKGAFTGALSMRKGRFELANGGTIFLDEIGDISAATQVKLLRVLQEREFERVGSQETMQVDVRVIAATSRNLEEMIADGSFREDLYYRLNVFPIYMPALRDRKCDVMLLADYFIEKYAKRQGVKAMRISSAAIDLLVSYHWPGNVREIENCMERAVLLAKGQSIKAHHLPPTLQKKSAKETREVCTLEDAMVALEREMIIDALKDTGSNMAEAARRLGLTERKMGLRVKKYDIELSRYK; encoded by the coding sequence ATGAGTTTAACTACAAAATGTAGAGGTAAAGACTGCGATCTAGCGGTCGATGGACCGTCATTTGAGATGTTGGATCGAAGTTTCGGTGTGCACTGTCGCTCGGTGCAGGAGTTAAGCTTACTGTTTGCCGTCAGTCAGACCCTGGATAAAAGCTTCGATCTGTCGGAAATAGTGAAGCCCTTGCTGCGCCGTCTACGCGATATGATGGGAATGGAGCGAGGGATGATTGCGATTTTGAATCGAGATGATGGGCAGATATTGCTCTCTGATGCGATCGGAGTGCCGCGCACGGTGCCCGCCTCGCAGTACTTCGAATTGATCCACCCTTTGCTTCAACGCACAGTAGACAAGGTGGCGCCAGTGGTGACGCCGAACTTTCGTGAATGGATCGCTGAGGATGCGGCACGGCCGCAGTTGTCGGATGGCCTACAGATTGATGCCGGCACCGGGTTGATCAGTGTGCCGCTCAAGTTTGGCGAGAAAGTCATCGGCACGCTGAGTGTCGAGCGGCCGCGCAACTCACGGCAAGGTTGGGAGGCGGATCTTCGTTTGTTGACAATGATCGCATCCGTGATCGCGCAAGCGGCGCGCCTGCGACAAGATGCTGCAGAGCAAATCCAGAGCTTACGTCGCGAAAATACACGCCTGCAGGAGGCGATGGCCCAGGATTTTCGCCCGAAAAATATGATCGGGACCGCGGATTCGATGCGCACCGTCTATTATCATATCGAGCAAGTGGCGCAGAGCACCACCACCGTATTGATCCGCGGTGAAAGCGGGACGGGCAAGGAGCTAGTGGCCAAAGCGCTGCATGAGAAAAGTGACCGTAAGCATAAGTCCTTTGTGAAAGTGAACTGTGCAGCTTTGCCAGATTCAATCATCGAGAGTGAACTGTTTGGGCACGAAAAAGGAGCTTTCACCGGCGCGCTATCCATGCGAAAAGGGCGCTTTGAGTTGGCCAATGGGGGCACGATTTTCCTGGATGAAATTGGGGATATCTCAGCCGCAACCCAGGTGAAATTACTGCGTGTCTTACAAGAGCGCGAGTTTGAGCGCGTTGGTAGTCAGGAGACCATGCAGGTCGATGTGCGAGTGATTGCAGCCACCAGTCGAAATCTGGAAGAGATGATCGCCGATGGAAGCTTTCGTGAGGATTTGTATTACCGCTTAAATGTTTTCCCCATTTACATGCCTGCGCTGCGCGACCGGAAATGTGATGTGATGCTTCTAGCCGACTATTTTATTGAGAAATATGCCAAACGGCAAGGAGTCAAAGCGATGCGCATCTCCTCTGCGGCGATTGATTTGTTGGTCAGTTACCATTGGCCAGGTAATGTGCGGGAGATTGAAAACTGTATGGAACGCGCTGTGTTATTGGCTAAGGGGCAGTCGATCAAAGCGCACCATCTACCACCGACACTGCAAAAGAAATCGGCGAAGGAAACCAGGGAGGTCTGTACTTTGGAGGATGCGATGGTCGCGCTGGAGCGAGAGATGATCATCGATGCGCTTAAGGATACCGGTAGCAATATGGCAGAGGCGGCGCGTCGTCTTGGGTTGACTGAACGTAAGATGGGGCTGCGAGTGAAGAAATACGATATTGAGCTGAGCCGTTATAAGTAG
- a CDS encoding (2Fe-2S) ferredoxin domain-containing protein: protein MNKPEHHLFICGSARATGELKGVCCNKESVALLSYTQGEIQDRMLDGVEVSMTGCLNMCTRGPVVIDYPGGHFYEHATEELIDEILDSIEDGELCETNLIAD from the coding sequence ATGAACAAACCAGAACACCACCTATTCATCTGCGGAAGCGCCCGCGCCACTGGCGAACTCAAGGGCGTCTGCTGCAACAAAGAATCCGTCGCCCTGCTCTCTTACACCCAGGGCGAAATCCAAGACCGCATGCTCGACGGCGTTGAGGTCTCCATGACCGGTTGCCTCAACATGTGCACCCGCGGCCCGGTCGTGATCGACTACCCGGGCGGCCACTTTTACGAGCACGCGACCGAAGAGTTGATCGACGAAATACTCGACTCGATTGAAGACGGCGAACTCTGCGAAACCAATCTCATCGCTGATTAG
- the nifH gene encoding nitrogenase iron protein, producing MRKVAIYGKGGIGKSTTTQNTVAALAEMGKKVMVVGCDPKADSTRLLLGGLAQRSVLDTLREEGEDVELEDIRSGGFCNSLCVESGGPEPGVGCAGRGIITSINMLEQLGAYDAENELDYVFYDVLGNVVCGGFAMPIREGKAEEIYIVCSGEMMAMYAANNICKGILKFAETGVVRLGGLICNSRNCDREAEMIEEFAKRLGTQMIHFVPRDNDVQRAEINRKTVIDWNPDCGQASEYRTLAENIDKNTMRVIPSPLEIEELEQLLMEYGLFS from the coding sequence ATGCGCAAAGTCGCCATCTACGGGAAAGGTGGTATCGGTAAATCCACTACAACACAAAACACGGTCGCCGCTCTTGCTGAAATGGGCAAGAAGGTGATGGTCGTCGGATGTGATCCGAAAGCGGACTCCACCCGATTACTGCTCGGCGGCCTGGCGCAACGCTCCGTGCTCGATACGCTGCGTGAAGAAGGCGAAGACGTGGAACTGGAAGACATCCGCTCGGGAGGCTTCTGCAACAGCCTCTGCGTTGAATCCGGCGGACCTGAACCCGGTGTTGGCTGTGCCGGCCGCGGCATCATCACCTCCATCAACATGCTCGAACAGCTCGGCGCTTACGACGCAGAAAACGAGCTCGATTACGTCTTCTACGATGTGCTCGGCAACGTGGTCTGCGGCGGTTTCGCCATGCCGATCCGTGAAGGTAAAGCGGAAGAAATCTATATCGTCTGCTCCGGTGAAATGATGGCGATGTATGCAGCCAATAATATCTGTAAGGGTATTCTCAAGTTTGCAGAGACGGGTGTCGTCCGCTTGGGCGGCCTGATCTGCAATAGTCGCAACTGCGACCGCGAAGCGGAAATGATCGAGGAATTTGCGAAGCGCCTCGGCACCCAGATGATTCACTTCGTCCCACGTGACAACGATGTGCAACGCGCGGAAATCAATCGCAAGACTGTGATCGATTGGAATCCGGACTGCGGGCAGGCCAGCGAGTATCGCACCCTCGCGGAGAATATCGACAAAAACACGATGCGCGTGATCCCCAGCCCGCTCGAAATCGAAGAATTGGAACAGCTCCTCATGGAGTACGGGCTCTTTAGCTAG
- the nifE gene encoding nitrogenase iron-molybdenum cofactor biosynthesis protein NifE, translating into MNTVTTGDSIHVLDDRAAQVWTKGSSKEFACDRKSTAGAVTQRACAFCGSRVVLYPIADALHIVHGPIGCAVYNWDIRGALSSGPQLHRNSFSTDLAEKEVIFGGEKKLKASLIELIEFYKPKAAFVYSTCIVGLIGDDVEAICKQVTQMTGIDCIPVDSPGFKGTKKSGYQAACEAAYKLVGTAKTDGIKKHSINLMGEFNIAGEAWMIRKYFERIGVQVVATITGDGRVDDLRRCHGASLNLVQCSGSMTHLSKLLEDKHGIPMKRVSFFGFEDTAQALYDTAEHFGDSEMMDKAEALVREEIAKYAPRIKAYKKQLKGKKAALYVGGAFKAFSLVLALRALGMQTVLAGTQTGNAEDYEQLKEICDPGTVIVDDSNPLELAKFVLEKDVDLFIGGVKERPIAYKLGVAFCDHNHERKIPLAGFEGMLHFADEVARSVLSPVWKFAPRRSLHMKTNLNPGND; encoded by the coding sequence ATGAATACCGTCACGACAGGCGACTCCATCCACGTTCTTGACGACAGGGCGGCTCAAGTCTGGACCAAAGGCTCCAGCAAGGAGTTTGCTTGTGACCGCAAGAGCACTGCCGGCGCCGTCACGCAACGCGCCTGCGCATTCTGCGGCTCACGTGTCGTGCTCTACCCCATCGCCGATGCACTGCATATCGTGCATGGCCCGATCGGTTGCGCCGTTTATAATTGGGACATACGCGGAGCCCTCTCCTCGGGACCGCAATTACATCGCAACAGTTTCTCTACCGATCTTGCAGAAAAGGAAGTGATCTTCGGCGGCGAAAAGAAACTCAAAGCCTCGCTGATCGAGTTGATCGAGTTTTATAAGCCTAAAGCCGCCTTTGTGTATTCGACTTGCATTGTCGGTTTGATCGGTGACGACGTCGAAGCCATTTGCAAACAAGTCACGCAAATGACTGGCATCGACTGCATCCCCGTCGACTCTCCAGGTTTTAAAGGCACCAAAAAAAGCGGCTACCAAGCCGCCTGCGAAGCTGCTTATAAACTGGTCGGCACCGCTAAGACGGATGGCATAAAAAAGCACAGCATTAACCTGATGGGCGAATTCAACATCGCAGGTGAGGCCTGGATGATACGCAAATACTTTGAACGCATCGGCGTGCAAGTCGTGGCCACTATCACCGGTGATGGCCGGGTCGATGACCTGCGTCGCTGTCATGGAGCCTCGCTCAATCTAGTGCAATGCTCTGGTTCCATGACGCACCTGTCCAAACTACTGGAAGACAAGCACGGGATTCCCATGAAGCGTGTCTCCTTCTTCGGCTTCGAAGACACCGCTCAAGCACTTTATGATACCGCAGAACATTTCGGCGATTCCGAGATGATGGATAAAGCCGAGGCACTGGTGCGCGAAGAAATCGCCAAGTATGCGCCCAGGATCAAAGCCTATAAAAAGCAACTGAAGGGAAAGAAAGCAGCACTCTATGTCGGAGGCGCTTTCAAGGCCTTTTCCCTAGTGCTGGCACTGCGCGCACTAGGCATGCAAACCGTGCTAGCCGGCACGCAAACCGGCAATGCCGAAGATTACGAGCAACTCAAAGAGATTTGCGATCCCGGCACCGTCATCGTCGATGACTCCAATCCACTCGAACTGGCCAAATTCGTATTGGAGAAGGACGTCGATCTCTTCATCGGAGGCGTCAAAGAGCGCCCCATCGCCTACAAGCTGGGCGTTGCATTCTGCGACCATAACCACGAGCGCAAGATCCCACTGGCCGGCTTCGAGGGCATGTTGCACTTCGCCGACGAGGTCGCCCGCAGCGTGCTCAGCCCCGTTTGGAAATTTGCTCCGCGCCGGAGCCTCCACATGAAAACGAACCTAAACCCAGGCAACGATTGA
- the modC gene encoding molybdenum ABC transporter ATP-binding protein produces MKPFYEFDFQLPLGAFDLHLKCQSQATILGLFGASGCGKSSSLKAIAGLHKASGTIRCGSHVLLDSNLGIDLDPAERAIGYVPQNHCLFPHWNVKRNLLAGQRPAQCDAPARKQRFEEAVAILELAPLLTRRIHQLSGGERQRIALGRALCTMPDLLLLDEPMASLDASLKQRILPFLLRVREELGMPMIIVSHNPIELQLLCEEVIVVERGQATTQGSPLEVFTQAQIYPGIATAFENILELNIIEQNPEQTLACLQDANPAQPIVLAPIPGPSRSHIRIGLAASDLLIALTPPVGISARNIIACRINRIQNLPTACLVIVQLQTTTPTEIAAELTSSAVQELGLTPGMDTYIVFKSNAARLYL; encoded by the coding sequence ATGAAGCCTTTTTACGAATTCGACTTTCAACTGCCTCTGGGAGCGTTTGATCTGCACCTCAAATGCCAATCTCAGGCGACCATCCTGGGCTTGTTTGGAGCTTCCGGCTGTGGTAAAAGCAGCAGCCTCAAAGCAATTGCCGGTCTGCACAAAGCCTCCGGCACCATTCGCTGTGGCTCCCATGTGCTGCTCGACAGCAATCTGGGCATCGACTTGGACCCGGCGGAGCGCGCGATCGGCTACGTGCCACAGAATCACTGCCTCTTCCCTCATTGGAACGTAAAGCGTAATCTACTTGCGGGCCAACGACCAGCACAGTGCGATGCACCCGCACGTAAGCAACGCTTCGAAGAAGCGGTCGCAATCCTGGAACTCGCCCCGCTGCTGACGCGCCGTATCCATCAACTATCCGGAGGTGAGCGACAACGAATTGCACTCGGACGCGCGCTATGCACCATGCCGGATCTACTGCTACTGGACGAGCCAATGGCCTCATTGGACGCCTCGCTGAAACAACGCATCCTCCCCTTTTTACTGCGCGTGCGCGAAGAACTCGGCATGCCCATGATCATCGTCTCACACAACCCCATCGAACTACAATTACTTTGCGAAGAAGTGATCGTCGTCGAGCGCGGCCAGGCCACGACTCAAGGGAGTCCACTGGAAGTCTTTACCCAGGCTCAAATTTATCCGGGCATCGCCACCGCCTTCGAAAATATTTTAGAGCTCAACATCATCGAACAAAATCCAGAACAAACGCTAGCCTGTCTACAGGACGCAAACCCAGCACAACCGATCGTTCTAGCACCGATCCCCGGCCCCAGCAGAAGTCATATCCGGATTGGCCTCGCCGCCAGCGATCTGCTCATAGCGCTAACACCACCAGTCGGCATCTCCGCGCGCAATATTATAGCCTGCCGAATCAATCGTATTCAAAACCTGCCAACAGCCTGCCTGGTCATTGTGCAGTTACAGACGACCACTCCCACAGAAATCGCGGCCGAGCTCACATCCAGCGCCGTGCAGGAACTCGGCCTAACTCCCGGCATGGATACTTATATTGTATTCAAGAGCAATGCCGCTCGCCTCTACTTATAA
- the nifK gene encoding nitrogenase molybdenum-iron protein subunit beta yields the protein MLEGTTAEIRERKALRVNPAKTCQPIGAMYAALGINKCMPHSHGSQGCCAYHRSHLTRHYKEPIVATTSSFTEGASVFGGLANLKTALSNIFTIYQPDIVAVHTTCLSEVIGDDIPTIIKKSKVEGIIPEGKIVIHANTPSFVGSHVTGFANQCEAFVKYLAESSEETKNVMNLFPGWVEPADMRELKRLASLVGVEFIMAPDTSDVLDSAMDGKYEMYPDGGTTVADLKAMGDSFLTLALGPLASTPAATTLEKKCNVPHKVLELPIGVSATDAYIDALRLAGDTSVPKELERERGRLIDMISDMSQYLHKKKVAIFGDPDHITSMVSFLVEIGMEPAIIVTGTPGKKWEAKIKEICKPVNEDVVVHAFSDIHFLHQWVKANPVDLLMGNTYGKFVAKSENLPFVRFGFPILDRVGHRAFPTLGYTGAMRLIEKITDAFFDKRDREDADQDIELVL from the coding sequence ATGTTAGAAGGAACCACTGCAGAAATCCGCGAGCGCAAAGCACTTCGCGTCAACCCGGCAAAGACCTGCCAACCCATCGGCGCGATGTATGCCGCCCTCGGGATCAACAAGTGCATGCCGCACTCACACGGCTCGCAAGGTTGCTGCGCCTATCACCGCAGTCATTTGACCCGCCACTACAAGGAACCGATCGTCGCCACGACAAGTTCCTTCACTGAGGGCGCCTCCGTCTTCGGCGGGCTCGCCAACTTGAAGACCGCCTTGAGTAATATCTTCACCATCTATCAACCGGATATCGTCGCGGTGCATACCACCTGCCTATCCGAAGTGATCGGTGACGACATTCCAACCATCATCAAGAAGTCCAAGGTCGAAGGCATCATCCCTGAGGGCAAGATCGTCATCCATGCCAATACTCCGAGCTTCGTGGGCAGCCATGTGACTGGCTTCGCCAATCAATGCGAAGCCTTTGTCAAATATCTGGCAGAATCCAGCGAAGAGACAAAGAATGTGATGAACCTCTTCCCCGGCTGGGTGGAACCGGCCGACATGCGCGAGCTCAAACGCCTCGCTTCCTTGGTCGGAGTCGAGTTCATCATGGCGCCCGACACCTCAGACGTGCTCGACTCTGCCATGGATGGCAAATACGAGATGTATCCAGACGGTGGCACTACAGTGGCTGACCTCAAGGCCATGGGCGACAGCTTCCTAACACTGGCACTCGGCCCACTGGCCAGCACACCGGCGGCCACGACCTTGGAGAAAAAGTGCAATGTGCCGCACAAAGTATTGGAGCTACCGATCGGGGTCAGCGCGACCGATGCCTACATCGATGCGCTCCGCCTCGCCGGCGACACCAGTGTGCCCAAGGAGCTGGAGCGCGAGCGTGGCCGCCTGATCGATATGATCAGCGACATGTCGCAATACCTCCACAAGAAGAAGGTCGCCATCTTCGGCGATCCGGACCACATCACCAGCATGGTGAGCTTCCTGGTCGAGATCGGCATGGAGCCCGCCATCATCGTCACCGGCACTCCGGGCAAGAAGTGGGAGGCAAAGATCAAAGAGATCTGCAAGCCAGTCAACGAAGACGTCGTCGTGCACGCCTTCAGCGATATCCACTTTCTCCACCAATGGGTCAAAGCCAACCCGGTCGACCTGCTCATGGGCAACACCTACGGCAAGTTCGTCGCGAAGTCAGAGAACCTTCCATTCGTCCGCTTCGGCTTTCCGATCCTCGACCGTGTCGGCCACCGAGCCTTCCCAACACTGGGTTACACGGGCGCCATGCGACTGATTGAGAAAATAACGGATGCCTTCTTTGACAAGCGCGACCGCGAAGATGCCGATCAAGACATCGAACTGGTACTCTAA
- a CDS encoding DNA starvation/stationary phase protection protein, giving the protein MNNTELTKALNVMLADMHIMIAKLHNYHWNVYGMQFYTIHEITEGYYDYFFGLFDDVAERLLQLEAKPVATVSGYLELATLEDESGDHFKPGFVMESLIKDFQHFIAAAKKADGLAEGDIPTQDMLSGLIIKLEKEIWLIKSTLGK; this is encoded by the coding sequence ATGAACAATACCGAACTCACCAAAGCTCTCAACGTCATGCTGGCTGATATGCACATCATGATCGCGAAGCTGCATAACTATCACTGGAACGTCTATGGCATGCAGTTCTATACGATCCACGAAATCACGGAGGGTTACTATGACTACTTCTTTGGACTATTCGACGACGTCGCCGAACGCCTGCTGCAACTGGAAGCCAAACCGGTCGCCACAGTCAGTGGTTATTTGGAATTAGCCACACTCGAAGATGAAAGCGGAGACCATTTCAAACCTGGTTTCGTGATGGAAAGCCTGATCAAGGACTTCCAGCATTTCATCGCAGCCGCGAAAAAAGCGGATGGCCTCGCCGAGGGCGACATCCCGACTCAAGACATGCTAAGTGGCCTGATCATCAAACTCGAAAAGGAGATTTGGCTAATCAAATCTACACTAGGTAAATAA
- a CDS encoding radical SAM protein: MSTNDAPKPSEINLDNHPCFNKEACSTHGRIHLPVAPKCNIQCNYCNRDFDCVNESRPGVTSTILSPGQALAYLEKIMEKRDDIAVVGIAGPGDPFANAEATMETFRLVREAFPEIILCLSTNGLGLTEDYVKQLAELQVSHVTITMNGTDPEVAGKIYAWARDNTRIYRGTAAGELMIEKQLQAIRWIKQYGMIAKINSIIVPGVNDEHIPEIAKQVSGMGADIMNCIPLLPTKDTAFENLTEPDAKMRFALRLKCGDYVNQMTHCARCRADAIGKLSEPMSEDIHELIQSCSRLPINPKENRPYVAVATREGMLVNQHLGEAREFTIFGIDPEDEEEFIQIETRPAPAPGGRDNRWGALSDSLKDCRAILVNAAGTSPKTALTQAGIQVIEMAGIIDNGLSHIFHAQPLAPSLRREFKSCGAGVTCGGDGTGCG; the protein is encoded by the coding sequence ATGAGCACAAACGACGCACCGAAACCTTCAGAAATTAATTTAGACAACCATCCTTGCTTCAACAAGGAGGCTTGTTCGACTCACGGGCGCATTCACCTGCCCGTCGCTCCGAAGTGCAACATTCAGTGCAACTACTGCAACCGCGACTTTGATTGCGTCAACGAGAGCCGCCCCGGTGTCACCTCTACGATCCTATCCCCCGGTCAAGCGCTCGCCTATCTCGAAAAGATCATGGAGAAGCGGGACGACATTGCTGTGGTCGGCATCGCCGGGCCTGGAGATCCTTTCGCCAATGCAGAGGCCACCATGGAAACGTTTCGTCTAGTGCGTGAGGCCTTCCCGGAAATCATCCTATGCCTATCCACCAACGGGCTGGGCTTAACCGAAGACTACGTCAAGCAACTCGCAGAGCTACAAGTCAGCCATGTCACGATCACCATGAATGGCACCGACCCCGAAGTCGCGGGCAAGATCTACGCTTGGGCTCGTGACAACACCCGCATCTACCGCGGCACAGCTGCTGGCGAGCTAATGATCGAGAAGCAACTGCAAGCTATCCGCTGGATCAAACAATACGGCATGATTGCCAAGATCAACTCGATCATCGTCCCTGGCGTCAACGACGAGCACATTCCGGAAATTGCCAAACAAGTCTCTGGCATGGGGGCCGACATCATGAACTGCATTCCGCTGCTCCCCACCAAGGACACCGCGTTTGAAAATTTGACCGAGCCCGACGCCAAGATGCGCTTCGCACTACGCCTGAAGTGTGGCGACTACGTCAACCAAATGACACACTGCGCGCGCTGCCGCGCCGATGCGATTGGTAAGCTCAGTGAGCCAATGTCTGAAGACATCCACGAACTCATCCAATCGTGCTCACGCCTCCCCATTAATCCCAAGGAGAACCGCCCTTACGTGGCAGTGGCCACCCGCGAAGGCATGTTGGTCAACCAACACCTCGGTGAGGCTCGCGAGTTCACCATCTTCGGCATCGATCCAGAAGACGAAGAAGAATTCATCCAAATCGAGACCCGACCCGCACCGGCTCCTGGCGGACGTGACAACCGCTGGGGAGCGCTCTCCGACAGCCTCAAGGATTGCCGCGCGATTCTCGTCAACGCAGCGGGCACCTCACCGAAAACCGCACTCACCCAAGCGGGCATTCAAGTCATCGAAATGGCCGGCATAATCGATAACGGCCTCAGCCATATTTTCCACGCACAGCCCCTCGCCCCCTCTCTGCGCCGCGAATTCAAATCCTGCGGTGCTGGCGTCACCTGCGGCGGCGACGGCACCGGCTGCGGCTAA